The following proteins are encoded in a genomic region of Candidatus Binatia bacterium:
- a CDS encoding FG-GAP-like repeat-containing protein produces the protein MRLRSVGNPMHFNIYCGLTFVAAALALALAVLAVPARASQGWLDFTSDGRWRSSRLSSAPASGQDRRFDLADLNRDGKLDYAANVAGGVQSALGNGDGTFQPLQSFGDGTSPKGSFALGDLNNDGIPDAVTADVGPGENTVSVFLGDGSGGFGPRTAFTAGAGHRWLALGDVNRDGKLDLAFASAPSGGPYTVGVVLGNGAGGFGLGSTFAEASPPSEMSLVDLNGDGKLDMLWIQSSPNQVCYRLGNGSGSFGAATRLVTGSTIVDVQTADFNADGRLDLIWTRDGAGKDSASVALGGPSGFAPPAEYGFLSDSETLAIGDFTEDGKLDFVALLKDGREVFAGDGDGTFTPLDPIVFPPIDTSAGLPINFVLTNVVVADLNGDGHSDIVYGLPGCDLGNGNGTFGDACALGTAAGPSAAVFARIDADALPDLVVACRGTSVISVLFNAGSGSFLERHDFPTGAGADAIVAADFDGNGKTDIVTANQTANTVSLLRNNGLNAFLPKVDFAVGTKPVALRAADLNADGKMDLVVVNNASAKVSVLMGNGAGSFAPKVDYSVSNLGPTDVAVADFNNDGKPDLAVAGGLVGFGGLLIRLGNGDGTFGAETALELNLPKRAITAADFNKDGKMDLAMTDDQFQVSVMLGNGNGTFAPSTVYYTSSIAFSIEAADLDNDGNLDLLMGHSFGFFWTLRGSASGTFTENGYGFAGRGAAGTLNIGHQIMAVSDWSGTGRISVAIVGETSNTVTLLRNKGPVIDKIPQRGWLPPQAFATEADPRGLAVADFNRDGRRDAAAAAAGTNAVTLHLGDGNGSLQSGTGYAACTSIRAIATGDLNKDGKVDALTVGQTGMISVLLGNGAGGLGPKSDVDSGGTSHDVAVGDLDGNGTLDVVSDETGSGSIKAYSGNGSGGYAAAVLSALPGGAGCGEVDVDLADVNLDGKLDAVVATGGCGEVDLMLGNGAFSFTGTTLTMGTQPGHVVVADLNGDGRPDIAASDMAGGGAVVRLQNPATPGAFLGSSAFSAITSPSDIAVADVDQDGDLDLLVGSATQAAFAVLKNDGSGSFAAPIVFSMNDPVQSLVADDLNHDGLVDVITAGSSAGVNTITVRLGTRTVITGIGTPPVTAGYALEQNRPNPFNPVTRIRFAIARSEPVRLRVYDARGRLVSTLLDGSMPAGTHEVSWTGRNETGAPAASGVYFYKLEAGEYTMSKRMVLLK, from the coding sequence ACGGACGCTGGCGCTCGTCGCGCCTGTCCAGTGCTCCCGCGAGCGGGCAGGACCGGCGTTTCGACCTGGCCGACCTGAATCGGGACGGGAAGCTGGACTATGCCGCGAACGTGGCCGGCGGCGTGCAGAGCGCCCTGGGCAACGGCGACGGGACCTTCCAGCCGCTCCAGTCCTTCGGCGACGGCACGAGCCCGAAGGGATCGTTCGCCCTCGGCGATCTGAACAACGACGGAATCCCCGACGCCGTCACCGCGGACGTCGGCCCTGGTGAGAACACCGTTTCGGTGTTCCTGGGCGACGGCTCGGGCGGCTTCGGCCCGCGCACCGCTTTCACGGCGGGTGCGGGGCACCGGTGGCTCGCGCTTGGAGACGTGAATCGCGACGGCAAGCTGGACCTGGCGTTTGCGAGCGCCCCGAGCGGCGGCCCCTACACCGTGGGCGTCGTGCTGGGGAACGGCGCGGGCGGTTTCGGCCTCGGGAGCACCTTCGCGGAAGCCTCGCCGCCCTCGGAGATGTCGCTCGTCGACCTGAACGGCGACGGCAAGCTGGACATGCTCTGGATCCAGTCCTCGCCCAACCAGGTCTGCTACCGCCTGGGGAACGGAAGCGGCAGTTTCGGCGCGGCGACCCGCCTGGTCACCGGCTCGACCATCGTCGACGTGCAGACGGCCGACTTCAACGCCGACGGCCGGCTCGACCTGATCTGGACCCGCGACGGCGCGGGCAAGGATTCAGCCTCGGTCGCGCTCGGCGGTCCGAGCGGATTCGCCCCTCCGGCGGAATACGGGTTCCTGAGCGACTCGGAGACGCTCGCGATCGGCGACTTCACCGAGGACGGCAAGCTCGACTTCGTCGCGCTGCTCAAAGACGGCCGCGAGGTGTTCGCGGGCGACGGCGACGGCACCTTCACCCCGCTCGATCCGATCGTGTTTCCGCCGATCGACACCAGCGCGGGGCTCCCGATCAACTTCGTGCTCACGAACGTGGTCGTCGCCGACCTGAACGGCGACGGGCATTCGGACATCGTCTACGGGCTGCCGGGCTGCGATCTGGGCAACGGCAACGGAACCTTCGGCGACGCGTGCGCGCTGGGAACGGCGGCGGGCCCCTCCGCCGCGGTCTTCGCCCGCATCGATGCGGACGCCCTTCCCGATCTGGTCGTCGCCTGTCGCGGCACGTCGGTGATCTCGGTGCTGTTCAACGCCGGGTCGGGCAGCTTCCTCGAACGGCACGATTTCCCGACCGGAGCCGGCGCCGACGCGATCGTGGCGGCGGACTTCGACGGGAACGGCAAGACGGATATCGTCACCGCCAACCAGACGGCGAACACCGTCTCGCTCCTGCGCAACAACGGCCTGAACGCCTTCCTCCCGAAAGTCGATTTCGCCGTGGGAACGAAGCCGGTGGCGCTGCGGGCGGCCGACCTGAACGCCGACGGCAAGATGGACCTCGTGGTCGTGAACAACGCCTCCGCCAAGGTCTCGGTGCTTATGGGCAACGGCGCGGGATCCTTCGCGCCCAAGGTGGACTATTCCGTGAGCAACCTGGGACCGACGGACGTCGCGGTGGCGGACTTCAACAACGACGGCAAGCCCGATCTCGCCGTGGCCGGCGGCCTGGTCGGTTTCGGCGGCCTGCTGATCCGGCTGGGGAACGGCGATGGCACGTTCGGCGCCGAGACCGCGCTCGAGCTGAACCTGCCCAAGCGGGCCATCACGGCGGCCGACTTCAACAAGGACGGCAAGATGGACCTGGCGATGACCGACGACCAGTTCCAGGTCTCCGTCATGCTGGGAAACGGCAACGGGACCTTCGCCCCCAGCACGGTCTACTACACCTCCTCGATCGCGTTCTCGATCGAGGCCGCCGACCTCGACAATGACGGCAACCTCGATCTCCTGATGGGCCATTCGTTCGGCTTCTTCTGGACGCTCCGGGGGAGCGCGAGCGGCACCTTCACCGAGAACGGCTACGGATTCGCGGGACGCGGCGCCGCCGGCACCCTGAACATCGGCCACCAGATCATGGCGGTGAGCGACTGGAGCGGGACCGGCCGCATCAGCGTCGCGATCGTGGGCGAGACGAGCAACACCGTCACCCTGCTTCGCAACAAGGGACCGGTGATCGACAAGATCCCGCAGCGCGGCTGGCTTCCGCCGCAGGCCTTCGCGACCGAAGCCGATCCGCGCGGACTGGCGGTCGCCGACTTCAATCGTGACGGACGCCGCGACGCGGCAGCCGCGGCTGCCGGCACGAACGCCGTCACGCTCCACCTGGGCGACGGCAACGGCAGCCTGCAGTCGGGCACCGGCTATGCGGCATGCACGTCGATCCGGGCGATCGCGACTGGGGATCTGAACAAGGACGGCAAGGTGGACGCGCTCACCGTGGGACAGACCGGAATGATCTCGGTCCTCCTCGGAAACGGCGCCGGCGGTCTCGGGCCCAAGAGCGACGTCGACTCGGGCGGCACCTCGCACGACGTGGCCGTCGGCGATCTCGACGGCAACGGAACGCTGGACGTGGTCTCGGACGAGACCGGCTCAGGCTCGATCAAGGCCTACTCCGGAAACGGCAGCGGCGGCTATGCGGCGGCCGTGCTCTCCGCCCTGCCGGGCGGCGCCGGATGCGGCGAGGTCGACGTGGACCTGGCCGACGTGAACCTGGACGGGAAGCTGGACGCCGTGGTCGCCACGGGCGGGTGCGGCGAGGTGGATCTGATGCTCGGCAACGGCGCCTTCTCCTTCACGGGGACGACGCTCACGATGGGAACGCAGCCTGGCCACGTGGTGGTCGCCGACCTGAACGGAGACGGCCGTCCCGACATTGCCGCGAGCGACATGGCAGGCGGCGGGGCCGTCGTGCGGCTCCAGAACCCCGCGACGCCGGGCGCCTTCCTCGGCTCGAGCGCGTTCAGCGCGATCACGTCGCCGAGCGACATCGCCGTGGCGGACGTGGACCAGGATGGCGACCTCGATCTCCTGGTCGGCAGCGCGACGCAGGCGGCGTTCGCCGTGCTCAAGAACGACGGCAGCGGCTCGTTCGCGGCGCCGATCGTCTTCTCGATGAACGATCCGGTCCAGAGCCTCGTGGCCGACGACTTGAATCACGACGGACTGGTCGACGTGATCACGGCCGGGTCGTCCGCGGGCGTGAACACGATCACCGTCCGGCTGGGAACGCGCACCGTCATCACCGGTATCGGGACGCCGCCGGTCACCGCGGGCTACGCCCTCGAGCAGAACCGGCCGAACCCCTTCAACCCGGTCACGAGGATCCGCTTCGCGATCGCGCGTTCGGAGCCGGTCCGGCTGCGGGTCTACGACGCGCGCGGACGGCTGGTGAGCACGCTGCTCGACGGCTCGATGCCGGCGGGAACGCACGAGGTGTCGTGGACCGGGCGGAACGAGACCGGCGCGCCGGCGGCTTCGGGCGTCTACTTCTACAAGCTCGAGGCGGGCGAGTACACGATGTCGAAGCGGATGGTGCTGCTGAAGTAG
- a CDS encoding FAD-dependent oxidoreductase yields MPKIRVALADRQEIADGTYAFTLDLKGQPFPYKAGQTVDLTYADMPRSDAAGNRRTFSIASAPGHDRLLVATRDRGSAFKRSLVEAPMGTELEADGPYGSFTLPNKPVHAVLLAGGIGVTPFRAMAEDAIERSLDHTLTLIHSNRTPEESPFLLELLNWATKHDRFEYKPTMTRAERSKKGWKGERRRVEAAALREWLPKGGASVHYVAGPERFVKGATEALRGAGVDEDLIRAEEFPGY; encoded by the coding sequence GTGCCCAAGATCCGCGTCGCGCTCGCCGACCGGCAGGAGATCGCCGACGGAACGTACGCGTTCACCCTGGATCTGAAGGGCCAGCCCTTCCCGTACAAGGCCGGCCAGACGGTGGACCTCACCTACGCCGACATGCCGCGGAGCGACGCCGCCGGCAATCGGCGCACCTTCTCGATCGCATCGGCGCCGGGGCACGACCGCCTGCTCGTGGCGACGCGCGACCGCGGAAGCGCGTTCAAGCGCTCGCTGGTCGAGGCGCCGATGGGAACCGAGCTGGAGGCGGACGGGCCCTACGGCTCGTTCACGCTGCCGAACAAGCCGGTCCACGCGGTGCTCCTCGCCGGAGGCATCGGCGTGACGCCCTTTCGCGCGATGGCCGAGGACGCGATCGAGCGATCGCTGGACCACACGCTCACCCTCATCCACTCCAACCGCACGCCCGAGGAGTCGCCGTTCCTGCTGGAGCTCCTGAACTGGGCGACGAAGCACGACCGCTTCGAATACAAGCCGACCATGACGCGCGCCGAGCGGTCGAAGAAGGGGTGGAAGGGAGAGCGGCGGCGCGTGGAGGCCGCGGCGCTACGGGAGTGGCTGCCCAAGGGGGGCGCCTCGGTGCACTACGTGGCCGGCCCCGAGCGATTCGTGAAGGGGGCGACCGAGGCCCTGCGCGGCGCGGGGGTCGACGAGGATCTGATCCGCGCGGAGGAGTTCCCGGGGTACTAG
- a CDS encoding cupin domain-containing protein has translation MIEATALRALGILGGETLVRLMGRLREGDEALEDDLREMERTASLLALTAPPAEPPAELERRVLSRVAAEGYYFLHERESEWEPSKVPGAWLRRLFIHARESRETRLVRLTASAPASAIAEVAGCGFYLLSGDLHVDGEHLEIGDYYHASGEAPTGRTDQGCVLFTVLAGGPSRGKSRSRSIVRASEGAWKEISRGVTTKRLGEDPERGLRTSLLRIEPGASWESHRHEGTEELFLVRGDWRCLGTNLHPGDYHRAGPGTEHETTTSSAGCKLIVVSQTLE, from the coding sequence ATGATCGAGGCGACCGCGCTGCGCGCCCTGGGGATCCTGGGGGGCGAGACGCTCGTCCGTCTGATGGGACGTCTTCGCGAGGGCGACGAGGCGCTGGAGGACGACCTCCGGGAGATGGAGCGGACCGCTTCCCTCCTCGCGCTGACGGCCCCGCCGGCCGAGCCGCCCGCCGAGCTCGAGCGCCGCGTCCTCTCGCGCGTGGCGGCCGAGGGCTACTACTTCCTTCACGAGCGGGAATCCGAGTGGGAGCCGTCGAAGGTTCCGGGCGCATGGCTTCGCCGGCTCTTCATCCACGCGCGGGAATCGCGCGAGACCCGGCTGGTCCGCCTGACCGCATCGGCCCCCGCCTCCGCCATCGCGGAAGTGGCCGGCTGCGGCTTCTATCTTCTCTCCGGCGATCTCCACGTCGACGGAGAGCATCTGGAAATCGGGGACTACTACCACGCGAGCGGCGAGGCGCCGACGGGGCGCACCGACCAGGGGTGCGTTCTCTTCACCGTCCTGGCCGGCGGTCCCTCGCGCGGCAAGTCCCGTTCGCGATCGATCGTGCGCGCGTCCGAGGGAGCGTGGAAGGAGATCTCCCGCGGCGTGACGACGAAACGGCTGGGAGAAGACCCGGAGCGGGGGCTCCGGACGAGCCTCCTTCGCATCGAGCCCGGCGCGAGCTGGGAGTCGCACCGGCATGAAGGCACGGAGGAGCTGTTTCTCGTGCGCGGCGATTGGCGCTGCCTGGGCACGAACCTCCACCCGGGCGACTACCACCGCGCCGGGCCGGGCACCGAGCACGAGACCACGACCTCATCGGCCGGCTGCAAGCTGATCGTCGTGAGCCAAACGTTGGAATAG
- a CDS encoding transcriptional regulator — MSRRKPGPANGDATPADRIAETLRLKGPLTAAEIAREHGCGAVAVRAQLRNLESAGYVARNTERRPIGRPVSRYALTGDAESLFPKRYDHFSAHLMDAIVEAFGEEGLVRILERWEEDLHERLDAGLPGDPAARLEALARHQTENGFMASVRSDEEGVALVERNCPIVAIAARYPQICRHEAALFGRTLKWKATLQTCQATGDAACVFRLGRAPRKAG; from the coding sequence ATGTCCCGCCGCAAGCCTGGCCCCGCGAACGGAGACGCCACCCCCGCCGACCGGATCGCGGAGACGCTGCGGCTCAAGGGCCCGCTGACCGCCGCGGAGATCGCCCGCGAGCACGGCTGCGGCGCCGTGGCGGTGCGCGCCCAGCTTCGGAATCTCGAGTCCGCGGGCTACGTGGCCCGGAACACGGAACGCCGGCCGATCGGACGTCCCGTGTCCCGCTACGCCCTGACCGGCGACGCCGAATCGCTCTTCCCCAAGCGCTACGACCATTTTTCGGCCCACCTGATGGACGCGATCGTGGAAGCGTTCGGCGAAGAGGGGCTGGTCCGGATCCTGGAGCGCTGGGAGGAGGACCTTCACGAGCGGCTCGACGCGGGCCTGCCGGGCGATCCCGCCGCACGGCTCGAGGCGCTGGCCCGCCATCAGACCGAGAACGGCTTCATGGCGTCGGTCCGCTCGGATGAGGAGGGCGTGGCCCTGGTCGAGCGGAACTGCCCCATCGTCGCCATCGCGGCCCGCTACCCGCAGATTTGCCGTCACGAAGCGGCCCTCTTCGGACGTACGTTGAAGTGGAAGGCCACGCTTCAGACGTGCCAGGCGACGGGCGACGCCGCGTGCGTGTTCCGGCTCGGCCGGGCGCCGCGCAAGGCGGGGTAG